The proteins below come from a single Chryseobacterium nepalense genomic window:
- the fusA gene encoding elongation factor G yields MGRDLKFTRNIGIAAHIDAGKTTTTERILFYTGVNHKIGEVHDGASTMDWMEQEAERGITITSAATTCNWNFPTDQGKKLPETMPYHFNIIDTPGHVDFTVEVNRSLRVLDGLVFLFSAVDGVEPQSETNWRLADNYKVARMGFVNKMDRQGADFLNVVKQVKEMLGSNAVPIVLPIGAEEDFKGVVDLIKNRAIIWDEAGQGATYEVVPIPEDMKDEVLEYREKLVEAVADYDETLMEKFFEDPDSISEEEINEALRKATIDLSIIPMTCGSSFKNKGVQFMLDAVCKYLPSPLDKDNIKGTDPRTDADIERKPSVDEPFAALAFKIATDPFVGRLAFFRAYSGRLDAGSYVLNTRSNNKERISRIYQMHANKQNPVEYIEAGDIGAAVGFKDIKTGDTLSDEKNPIVLESMIFPDPVIGIAVEPKTKADQDKMGNALAKLAEEDPTFQVKTDEASGQTIISGMGELHLDIIVDRMRREFKVEVNQGQPQVEYKEALTQKANHREVYKKQSGGRGKFADIVFEIGPADEGKTGLEFINEIKGGNIPREFIPAVEKGFKESMKNGPLAGFEVEAMKIVLKDGSFHAVDSDQLSFELAAKMGFKEAGRAAKAVIMEPIMKLEVVTPEEYMGDIVGDLNRRRGTVNGMDDRNNAKVIKAFVPLSEMFGYVTSLRTLSSGRATSSMEFEKYEAAPSNVAEEVIAKAKG; encoded by the coding sequence ATGGGAAGAGATCTTAAATTTACAAGAAATATTGGTATTGCTGCTCACATTGACGCAGGAAAAACAACCACTACAGAAAGGATTTTATTCTATACAGGTGTAAACCACAAAATTGGGGAGGTTCACGATGGTGCTTCTACAATGGACTGGATGGAACAGGAAGCAGAAAGAGGTATTACCATTACTTCTGCTGCAACTACTTGTAACTGGAATTTCCCAACAGATCAAGGTAAGAAATTACCTGAAACAATGCCTTACCACTTCAACATTATCGATACACCGGGACACGTTGACTTCACCGTAGAAGTAAACAGATCTTTGAGAGTATTAGATGGATTGGTATTCCTTTTCTCTGCCGTAGACGGTGTAGAGCCTCAGTCTGAAACAAACTGGAGACTTGCTGACAACTACAAAGTGGCAAGAATGGGATTCGTAAACAAAATGGACAGACAGGGTGCTGACTTCTTGAACGTTGTAAAACAAGTAAAAGAAATGTTAGGATCTAACGCCGTTCCAATCGTTTTACCAATTGGTGCTGAAGAAGATTTTAAAGGAGTTGTAGACTTAATTAAAAACAGAGCGATCATCTGGGATGAAGCTGGACAAGGTGCTACTTATGAAGTAGTTCCAATTCCGGAAGATATGAAAGATGAAGTTCTTGAATATAGAGAGAAATTAGTAGAAGCGGTAGCTGATTATGATGAGACTTTGATGGAGAAATTCTTCGAAGATCCGGATTCAATTTCTGAAGAGGAAATCAACGAAGCACTTAGAAAAGCTACTATTGACCTTTCTATTATCCCAATGACTTGTGGTTCTTCTTTCAAGAACAAAGGAGTACAGTTCATGCTTGATGCTGTTTGTAAATATCTTCCTTCTCCACTGGATAAGGATAATATCAAAGGAACAGATCCGAGAACTGATGCTGATATTGAAAGAAAACCATCTGTAGATGAGCCTTTCGCTGCATTAGCTTTCAAAATTGCTACTGACCCGTTCGTAGGTAGATTAGCATTCTTCAGAGCTTATTCAGGAAGATTGGATGCAGGTTCTTATGTATTGAACACCCGTTCAAACAACAAAGAAAGAATCTCAAGAATCTATCAGATGCACGCAAATAAGCAGAATCCGGTTGAGTATATCGAGGCTGGAGATATCGGTGCTGCTGTAGGATTTAAAGATATTAAAACAGGAGATACGTTATCTGACGAAAAGAACCCAATCGTTCTTGAATCAATGATCTTCCCAGATCCGGTAATCGGTATCGCTGTTGAGCCTAAAACGAAAGCTGACCAGGATAAAATGGGTAACGCTTTGGCTAAATTGGCTGAAGAAGATCCAACGTTCCAGGTTAAAACTGACGAGGCTTCAGGACAAACAATCATCTCCGGTATGGGTGAGCTTCACTTGGACATCATCGTAGACCGTATGAGAAGAGAGTTCAAAGTAGAGGTTAACCAAGGACAGCCGCAAGTAGAATACAAAGAAGCTCTTACACAAAAAGCTAACCACAGAGAGGTTTACAAAAAGCAATCCGGAGGTAGAGGTAAGTTCGCAGATATCGTATTTGAAATCGGTCCTGCAGACGAAGGTAAGACAGGTCTTGAATTCATCAACGAAATTAAAGGTGGTAATATTCCTAGAGAATTTATTCCTGCTGTTGAGAAAGGATTTAAAGAATCAATGAAGAACGGTCCTTTGGCTGGTTTCGAAGTTGAGGCAATGAAGATTGTTCTTAAAGACGGATCTTTCCACGCGGTTGACTCCGATCAGCTTTCTTTCGAATTAGCTGCTAAAATGGGATTCAAAGAAGCGGGTAGAGCTGCTAAAGCAGTAATCATGGAACCTATCATGAAGCTTGAGGTGGTAACTCCTGAAGAATACATGGGTGATATCGTAGGTGACCTTAACAGAAGAAGAGGTACAGTAAACGGTATGGATGACAGAAATAACGCTAAAGTTATCAAAGCTTTCGTTCCGCTTTCTGAAATGTTTGGTTATGTAACTTCTCTTAGAACGTTATCTTCAGGTAGAGCAACATCTTCTATGGAATTCGAGAAATACGAAGCTGCTCCTAGTAACGTTGCTGAAGAAGTAATCGCTAAGGCTAAAGGTTAA
- the rpsJ gene encoding 30S ribosomal protein S10 encodes MSQRIRIKLKSYDYNLVDKSAEKIVKTVKATGAVVNGPIPLPTNKRIFTVLRSPHVNKKAREQFQLSAHKRLMDIYSSSSKTVDALMKLELPSGVDVEIKV; translated from the coding sequence ATGTCACAAAGAATCAGAATAAAACTTAAATCTTACGATTACAACTTAGTAGATAAATCTGCAGAGAAAATCGTAAAAACGGTAAAGGCTACAGGTGCTGTTGTAAACGGACCTATTCCATTGCCAACAAACAAGAGAATCTTCACTGTGTTAAGATCTCCACACGTAAACAAGAAAGCAAGAGAGCAGTTCCAGTTATCAGCTCACAAGAGATTGATGGATATCTACTCTTCTTCTTCTAAGACTGTTGATGCTCTAATGAAATTAGAACTTCCTTCAGGTGTAGACGTAGAAATTAAAGTGTGA
- a CDS encoding GLPGLI family protein: MNKLMHLIILFACSVTAQTHRFIYDVVYRPDSASTEVRKANYYLDINPDETFYYERPFFVSDSIEKTSGLRTFNGKVTDLMSKKIKTQEYVLYSIQSFDIYQLKDKPKISWKIEKETKKSSSLQLQKATAKFGGRNWIAWFSKDIAFQEGPYKFHGLPGLIVEIYDDKKNYHFSLNKSENFTETQFISFYKNAKARGVEIPYSKYQSMLLSYYHDPIKFINSGQIEINEEHKLGLEDGRIIYKPEELRQYALEEQRRIRKYNNPIELDQAVHYPKIKK; this comes from the coding sequence ATGAATAAACTCATGCACCTGATCATACTATTTGCTTGTTCAGTGACCGCACAGACCCACCGTTTTATATACGATGTCGTTTACCGGCCGGATTCTGCATCAACTGAAGTACGTAAAGCGAATTATTATCTTGATATTAATCCGGATGAAACATTTTATTATGAACGTCCTTTCTTTGTAAGCGATTCTATAGAAAAGACTTCCGGTTTAAGAACTTTCAACGGAAAGGTTACGGATCTTATGAGTAAAAAAATTAAAACGCAGGAGTATGTGCTATACAGCATCCAGAGTTTTGATATTTATCAGTTAAAGGACAAGCCTAAAATCTCTTGGAAAATTGAAAAGGAAACCAAAAAGTCTTCTTCTCTGCAGCTACAGAAAGCGACGGCGAAGTTTGGAGGCAGAAATTGGATCGCTTGGTTCTCTAAAGACATTGCTTTTCAGGAAGGGCCTTATAAGTTTCACGGTTTGCCGGGATTGATTGTTGAAATATATGATGATAAAAAGAATTACCATTTTTCATTAAATAAATCTGAAAACTTTACTGAAACACAATTCATAAGTTTCTACAAAAATGCAAAGGCAAGAGGAGTGGAAATCCCGTATTCAAAATACCAATCTATGCTATTGAGCTATTATCATGATCCTATAAAGTTTATCAACAGCGGTCAGATCGAGATTAATGAAGAACATAAATTGGGATTGGAAGACGGAAGGATAATTTATAAGCCTGAAGAACTTCGCCAATATGCACTTGAGGAACAGCGAAGAATTAGAAAATATAACAACCCTATCGAGCTCGACCAAGCAGTTCACTATCCGAAAATAAAAAAATAA
- a CDS encoding GLPGLI family protein has product MQKYLFVMILFSLSLSAQTHRFIYEYHFKTDSTAAEKRKVSMVLDVNPDEVKFYNYDFVVTDSINKTKGENNIVWDDTPALTRKKNSLVNSNYIMVQNMFIVETTDKINWNLDNETKIIGGYKLQKATAKYGGRNWTAWFTKEISLNEGPYKFNGLPGMIFEIYDDKDNFRFSLVKSYKLYKTYETREILENFGGQKPVKIPESRLKKMLLDHYNDPLHGFKEQYKNNTHPDARFMVMGIEVKSPEQFKELSEMMQKNIKKNNNPIEVDKAIHYN; this is encoded by the coding sequence ATGCAAAAATATCTATTTGTAATGATACTATTTAGCTTATCATTGAGTGCACAAACGCACCGATTCATTTATGAATATCATTTTAAAACGGATTCCACAGCAGCCGAAAAAAGGAAAGTGAGCATGGTGCTGGATGTGAATCCTGACGAAGTAAAGTTCTATAACTATGATTTTGTTGTTACAGACTCTATCAATAAGACAAAAGGTGAAAACAATATAGTTTGGGATGATACTCCTGCGCTTACTAGAAAGAAAAATTCACTAGTAAATTCAAATTATATTATGGTTCAGAATATGTTTATTGTGGAAACCACTGATAAAATAAACTGGAATCTTGATAACGAGACAAAAATAATCGGAGGTTATAAGCTTCAGAAAGCAACGGCGAAATACGGAGGAAGAAACTGGACCGCATGGTTTACTAAAGAAATCAGCCTGAATGAAGGTCCGTACAAATTTAATGGCCTTCCAGGAATGATATTTGAGATTTATGATGATAAAGATAACTTCAGATTCTCATTAGTAAAAAGTTACAAACTTTATAAAACGTACGAAACCAGAGAGATTCTCGAAAATTTTGGCGGACAGAAACCTGTCAAAATCCCTGAATCCAGACTTAAGAAAATGTTGCTTGACCATTATAATGATCCGCTGCATGGCTTTAAAGAACAATATAAAAACAACACCCATCCTGATGCACGTTTTATGGTAATGGGAATCGAAGTAAAAAGCCCGGAACAGTTCAAAGAACTTTCTGAAATGATGCAGAAAAATATTAAGAAAAATAATAATCCTATAGAAGTGGATAAAGCGATACATTATAACTAA
- a CDS encoding low affinity iron permease family protein, with the protein MSKSDQSIFERFSNWATKFTGSSYAFIGATLIIIIWGVSGPVFNYSETWQLVINTGTTIITFLMVFLIQKAQNKDSKAIQIKLNELIAANEKASNRIVDIEDLTEKELDQLHCYYEKLADFAEEDDDIHSSHSIDAAHRNQDHKDRIFRKKHEEWLQEQQKKESN; encoded by the coding sequence ATGTCTAAATCAGATCAAAGTATATTTGAAAGATTTTCAAATTGGGCAACAAAATTTACGGGAAGTTCCTATGCATTTATAGGAGCAACATTAATTATAATCATCTGGGGTGTTTCAGGACCTGTTTTTAATTATTCGGAAACATGGCAGCTTGTTATTAATACCGGAACTACAATTATCACTTTTCTGATGGTGTTTTTAATTCAGAAGGCACAGAATAAAGATTCAAAAGCAATTCAGATCAAGCTGAATGAGCTGATTGCCGCCAATGAAAAAGCGAGCAACAGAATAGTGGATATTGAAGACCTCACGGAAAAGGAGCTAGACCAGCTGCACTGCTATTATGAAAAACTTGCGGATTTTGCGGAAGAAGATGATGATATTCATTCCTCACACTCTATTGATGCAGCGCATAGAAATCAGGATCATAAAGACAGAATCTTCAGGAAAAAGCATGAAGAGTGGCTGCAGGAACAACAAAAGAAAGAATCAAACTGA
- a CDS encoding zinc-dependent metalloprotease: protein MKTKLPILLLAVAGTMVNAQWSRTLPGKDAVRRNDNPIYYKLDIDQIRTQLLQAQKIGEGKAVTIKIPTLEGKIEKFAVNSFPVVDEAMANQYQLGSYVGKGIDDPEKYIRFSVAPNDFQSMIISNGKYEFIEPSSSDKTVYSIHGKSSKNGHAFVCSTKEDKQAVARMQDMMAKGAAAKSGNQKYHTLRLAMSVTGEYTNYFGGTANALAQINATLTRVNGVFEQEFNLHLNMVSAPNLIFSNPATDPYSSSEFMCKWNYELMNVLHGATYGVSDSTYDIGHLFGASGGGGNAGCIGCIGSNDVSYSTYNDCADSFGNAYTYNSPDNYKGSGITSPADNIPMGDNFDIDYVAHEIGHQLGDNHTYSFNEGTGVCVEPGSGSTIMGYAGITGSNTDVQQHSDPYFHSVSIDQVQTNLASVTADIETPITNSPPVVTPMTTTYTIPKSTAFVLTASATDPDGDALTYSWEQVNSSSLANGVTKNNIGNTTSGASFRSWPATSTPTRYFPKLSTVLTGTVKNTADFEAASTVARTTNFRVTVRDNKIGGQAQTAYATQTIVVGSAAAFTVNATTLTPNTNSTVTWVVSGTTAAPYNVANVKIDYTYDGGDNWTVLAASVPNSGSATVFVPAALAGKSGHIRVSAIGNVFYAVKQNNVGTLATSETENVKTVEIYPNPVDDVLNVKNISSKATYEIYNAPGQLINKGSVGDGKIIVRGLVKGVYFINIDEKGTLYKNKFIKK from the coding sequence ATGAAAACAAAACTACCAATTTTGTTGCTGGCTGTTGCCGGAACAATGGTAAACGCACAATGGAGCAGAACACTGCCTGGAAAAGATGCTGTAAGAAGAAATGATAATCCTATTTATTACAAATTGGATATAGATCAAATTAGAACACAGCTCTTGCAAGCTCAAAAAATAGGCGAAGGCAAAGCGGTCACAATCAAAATTCCTACTCTGGAAGGTAAGATTGAAAAATTTGCCGTAAACAGCTTTCCAGTAGTTGACGAAGCAATGGCAAATCAATATCAACTGGGATCTTACGTAGGTAAAGGAATTGATGACCCTGAAAAATATATCAGATTTAGTGTGGCTCCTAATGATTTTCAATCGATGATTATCAGCAATGGGAAATATGAATTTATTGAGCCTTCCTCTTCAGATAAAACGGTATATTCCATCCACGGGAAATCTTCTAAGAACGGACATGCTTTTGTATGTAGTACTAAAGAAGACAAGCAGGCTGTAGCAAGAATGCAGGACATGATGGCAAAAGGAGCAGCTGCAAAATCCGGAAATCAAAAATATCATACATTAAGGCTTGCAATGTCTGTTACAGGAGAATATACTAATTATTTTGGAGGAACAGCGAATGCGCTTGCTCAAATAAATGCGACTTTAACGAGAGTAAATGGTGTTTTTGAACAGGAATTCAATCTTCACCTTAATATGGTAAGTGCGCCCAATCTTATTTTTTCCAATCCTGCTACCGATCCGTACAGCAGTTCGGAATTTATGTGTAAATGGAACTACGAATTAATGAATGTATTGCACGGAGCAACTTATGGTGTGTCAGATTCAACCTATGATATCGGACATTTATTCGGAGCTAGCGGTGGCGGAGGAAATGCAGGATGTATTGGATGTATAGGAAGTAATGATGTAAGCTATTCAACATATAATGACTGTGCGGATTCATTTGGCAATGCTTACACATACAATTCACCCGATAATTATAAAGGAAGTGGTATTACTTCACCTGCGGATAATATTCCGATGGGAGATAATTTTGATATTGATTATGTTGCTCATGAAATAGGGCACCAGTTAGGAGATAATCATACCTACAGTTTTAACGAAGGAACGGGCGTTTGTGTAGAGCCCGGATCAGGATCTACAATCATGGGTTATGCAGGAATTACAGGCTCAAATACAGATGTTCAGCAACATTCGGATCCATATTTTCATAGTGTAAGTATTGATCAGGTTCAGACAAATTTAGCGAGTGTTACCGCAGATATTGAAACTCCTATAACCAATAGTCCGCCGGTGGTAACTCCAATGACAACAACATATACCATTCCGAAATCAACGGCATTTGTGTTGACAGCTTCTGCAACAGATCCGGATGGAGATGCTTTAACTTATTCCTGGGAGCAGGTAAATTCCAGTAGTCTGGCAAATGGAGTTACTAAAAATAATATTGGCAACACTACTTCCGGAGCAAGTTTCAGATCATGGCCTGCTACATCAACCCCTACAAGATATTTTCCTAAATTATCAACTGTTTTGACAGGAACGGTAAAAAATACTGCTGATTTTGAGGCTGCTTCTACTGTGGCAAGAACTACAAACTTCCGGGTAACTGTAAGAGATAATAAAATCGGTGGACAAGCTCAGACTGCATATGCTACTCAGACAATCGTCGTAGGATCTGCAGCGGCGTTTACTGTTAATGCAACAACATTAACTCCTAATACGAATTCAACTGTAACATGGGTAGTTTCCGGAACTACGGCTGCTCCATATAATGTTGCCAACGTAAAGATTGATTATACTTATGACGGAGGAGACAACTGGACTGTTTTAGCGGCGTCCGTTCCCAATTCAGGTTCGGCGACGGTTTTTGTTCCTGCAGCATTGGCCGGGAAAAGTGGACATATAAGAGTTTCTGCCATTGGAAATGTCTTCTATGCGGTAAAACAGAACAATGTGGGAACATTGGCAACATCAGAAACCGAAAATGTTAAAACTGTTGAGATTTATCCAAATCCTGTTGATGACGTATTAAACGTGAAAAATATTTCATCTAAAGCAACATATGAAATCTATAATGCTCCGGGGCAGCTGATTAATAAGGGATCAGTAGGGGATGGTAAGATTATAGTAAGAGGTTTGGTTAAAGGTGTTTACTTTATTAATATCGATGAAAAAGGAACACTATATAAAAACAAGTTTATAAAAAAATAA
- the rplC gene encoding 50S ribosomal protein L3, with protein sequence MSGIIGKKIGMTSLFDEAGKNIPCTVIQAGPCSVLQVRTIEKDGYKSVQLGFDDKSEKNVGKALAGHFKKAGSAPKAKLVEFYREFVDEVKVGEEVTVNLFAEGEFVDVTGTSKGKGFQGVVKRHGFGGVMQATHGQHNRLRAPGSIGAGSDPSRVFKGMRMAGRMGGKQVTVQNLQVLKVDQDQNLLVVKGAVPGAKNSYVIIRKWN encoded by the coding sequence ATGTCAGGTATTATTGGTAAAAAAATCGGTATGACTTCTTTGTTTGACGAAGCAGGGAAAAATATTCCTTGTACAGTTATTCAAGCTGGTCCGTGCTCGGTTTTACAGGTCAGAACCATTGAAAAAGACGGTTATAAGTCAGTTCAGTTAGGTTTCGATGACAAGAGTGAGAAGAACGTTGGTAAAGCGTTAGCTGGTCATTTTAAAAAGGCTGGTTCTGCTCCTAAAGCTAAATTGGTAGAATTCTACAGAGAATTCGTTGATGAAGTGAAAGTAGGAGAGGAAGTAACTGTAAACTTATTTGCTGAAGGTGAATTCGTTGACGTAACAGGTACTTCTAAAGGTAAAGGTTTCCAAGGTGTTGTTAAAAGACACGGCTTTGGAGGTGTAATGCAGGCAACTCATGGTCAGCACAACAGACTTAGAGCTCCAGGTTCTATCGGTGCTGGATCAGACCCTTCAAGAGTATTCAAAGGGATGAGAATGGCTGGTAGAATGGGAGGTAAGCAGGTGACTGTACAAAACCTTCAGGTATTAAAAGTGGATCAAGATCAGAATCTTTTAGTAGTAAAAGGTGCTGTTCCGGGAGCTAAAAATTCTTATGTAATTATCAGAAAATGGAACTAG
- the rplD gene encoding 50S ribosomal protein L4 translates to MELVVLNTSGKETGRKVTLDETVFGIEPNQHAVYLEVKQYLAAQRQGTHKAKERSEITASTKKLKKQKGSGSARYGDIKSPTFRGGGRVFGPKPRDYRFKLNKALKRLAKKSVLSQKMRDNSIRVLEDLSLNAPKTKDFINVLNALELNGKKSLFVLPEANKNVYLSSRNLPKTKVMNFNEISSYDLVNAGEIVFFEGAVEKFQENLKK, encoded by the coding sequence ATGGAACTAGTAGTATTAAATACATCAGGAAAAGAGACCGGAAGAAAAGTAACTCTGGACGAAACAGTATTCGGAATCGAGCCAAATCAGCACGCGGTTTACTTAGAAGTTAAACAGTACCTTGCTGCACAAAGACAAGGGACTCATAAAGCAAAAGAAAGAAGCGAAATCACTGCTTCTACTAAAAAACTTAAGAAGCAAAAAGGATCTGGTTCTGCAAGATACGGGGATATTAAATCTCCAACATTCAGAGGTGGAGGTAGAGTATTCGGACCAAAACCAAGAGATTACAGATTCAAATTGAACAAAGCTCTTAAGAGATTAGCTAAAAAATCTGTTTTATCTCAGAAAATGAGAGACAACAGCATCAGAGTTTTAGAAGATCTGAGCCTAAATGCTCCTAAGACTAAAGATTTCATCAATGTATTAAATGCATTGGAACTTAACGGTAAAAAATCTTTATTCGTTCTTCCTGAAGCTAACAAGAATGTATATTTATCTTCAAGAAACTTACCTAAAACTAAAGTAATGAACTTCAATGAAATCAGTTCTTACGATTTAGTAAACGCAGGTGAGATCGTATTCTTCGAAGGTGCAGTTGAAAAATTCCAGGAAAATTTAAAGAAATAA
- the rplW gene encoding 50S ribosomal protein L23, with protein MSVIIKPVISEKANYLTDLRGTYSFLVDTKANKIQIKKAVEAAYGVKVADVNTMIYAPRVSAKYTKKGLQVGKTNKLKKAVIKLAEGEVIDIFAVN; from the coding sequence ATGTCAGTTATTATTAAACCAGTTATTTCAGAAAAGGCTAATTACCTTACGGATTTAAGAGGTACTTATTCTTTCTTGGTAGATACCAAAGCGAATAAGATCCAGATTAAAAAGGCTGTTGAGGCAGCTTACGGTGTAAAAGTAGCAGACGTAAATACAATGATTTATGCTCCTAGAGTATCTGCGAAATATACTAAAAAAGGTCTTCAGGTTGGAAAGACGAATAAATTGAAAAAAGCGGTAATCAAACTTGCTGAAGGTGAGGTTATCGATATTTTTGCTGTAAATTAA
- the rplB gene encoding 50S ribosomal protein L2 codes for MSVRKLKPITPGQRFRIVNNFEEITTNKPEKSLTVGIKKSGGRNQTGKMTMRYTGGGHKKKYRIIDFKRNKANVEATVKSVEYDPNRTAFIALLEYADGEKRYIIAPNGIKVDQKVVSGESVEPNVGNAMKLKNIPLGTVISCVEMKPGQGAILARSAGSSAQLTSRDGKYAIIKLPSGESRMILTECMAMIGSVSNSDHQLTVSGKAGRSRWLGRRPRTRAVVMNPVDHPMGGGEGRSSGGHPRSRNGMPSKGYKTRKKNKVSNRYIVSKRK; via the coding sequence ATGTCTGTTAGAAAATTAAAACCTATCACCCCGGGACAGAGATTCAGAATTGTAAACAATTTTGAGGAAATTACTACCAACAAACCAGAGAAATCTCTAACAGTTGGTATTAAAAAGTCAGGTGGACGTAACCAAACAGGTAAAATGACCATGCGTTACACCGGAGGTGGACACAAAAAGAAATACAGAATTATTGACTTCAAAAGAAACAAAGCAAACGTTGAAGCAACTGTAAAATCTGTAGAATACGATCCAAACAGAACTGCATTTATCGCTTTATTAGAATATGCTGACGGAGAGAAGAGATATATCATCGCTCCAAATGGTATCAAAGTAGATCAGAAAGTAGTTTCAGGTGAGAGCGTAGAACCAAACGTAGGTAACGCAATGAAATTGAAAAATATTCCATTGGGTACTGTAATTTCTTGTGTTGAAATGAAGCCTGGTCAAGGTGCTATTTTAGCAAGAAGTGCTGGTTCATCAGCGCAATTAACTTCAAGAGACGGAAAATATGCAATCATCAAATTGCCTTCAGGAGAATCAAGAATGATCCTTACTGAATGTATGGCAATGATTGGTTCAGTTTCCAACTCTGATCACCAATTAACTGTATCAGGTAAAGCTGGTAGAAGCAGATGGTTAGGTAGAAGACCAAGAACAAGAGCGGTTGTAATGAACCCTGTAGATCACCCAATGGGTGGTGGTGAAGGACGTTCTTCTGGAGGTCACCCAAGATCTAGAAACGGTATGCCGTCTAAAGGTTACAAAACTAGAAAGAAAAACAAAGTGTCTAACCGTTACATCGTATCTAAAAGAAAATAA
- the rpsS gene encoding 30S ribosomal protein S19 encodes MARSLKKGPFIHHTLDKKVQANIESGKKTVIKTWSRASMISPDFVGQTIAVHNGKSFIPVYVTENMVGHKLGEFSPTRSFRGHGGNKNKGSR; translated from the coding sequence ATGGCAAGATCACTTAAAAAAGGACCGTTCATTCATCATACTTTAGATAAGAAGGTTCAGGCAAATATAGAGTCTGGTAAGAAGACAGTTATCAAAACTTGGTCTAGAGCATCGATGATCTCTCCGGACTTCGTAGGACAAACTATTGCTGTACACAACGGGAAATCTTTTATCCCTGTATATGTTACAGAAAACATGGTAGGTCACAAGTTAGGCGAATTTTCTCCAACAAGATCTTTCAGAGGTCATGGTGGTAACAAAAACAAAGGAAGCAGATAA
- the rplV gene encoding 50S ribosomal protein L22 translates to MGSRKQDSSIARKEANKDVVKASLNNCPSSPRKMRLVADIIRGEQVDKALYILKYSKKEASNKLEKLLLSAIANWQVKNEGADIEEANLIVKEIFVDSARQLKRLRPAPQGRGYRIRKRSNHVTLILGNKEN, encoded by the coding sequence ATGGGATCAAGAAAACAAGATAGTTCAATCGCAAGAAAAGAAGCTAACAAAGACGTTGTTAAAGCTTCATTAAATAACTGCCCATCTTCTCCTAGAAAAATGAGATTAGTTGCTGATATCATTAGAGGAGAGCAAGTAGATAAAGCTCTTTATATCCTTAAATATTCTAAGAAAGAAGCTTCTAACAAATTAGAAAAATTACTTCTTTCTGCAATTGCCAACTGGCAGGTAAAAAACGAAGGTGCAGACATCGAGGAAGCAAACCTTATCGTTAAAGAAATATTCGTGGATAGTGCAAGACAATTGAAGAGACTAAGACCAGCTCCGCAAGGTAGAGGGTACAGAATCAGAAAAAGATCTAACCACGTTACATTAATCTTAGGTAATAAAGAAAATTAA